A stretch of the Xiphias gladius isolate SHS-SW01 ecotype Sanya breed wild chromosome 19, ASM1685928v1, whole genome shotgun sequence genome encodes the following:
- the LOC120805353 gene encoding corticotropin-releasing factor-binding protein-like isoform X4 — protein sequence MSPALRAQLFLLLISLSSRMGLSRHIEDNEASDGLYSLLSLDQKRESEDFIFRRPLRCLDMLATDGYFTFVASGPQLACAAFIIAEPSEVIGLELSEVSIDCSAGDFIKMFDGWVLKGEKFPSSQDHQLPLHQRYTDYCSFPAPGSTSRSSQNVAMIFFRIHSPDSGFTLAVKKLHNPFPCNIMSQSPEGSFTMVMPHQRRNCSFSIIYPVDIQLTELSLGQAKSNELSPQRQVWSGCSGSVVSPR from the exons ATGTCGCCGGCTCTGCGCGCCCAGCTGTTCCTCCTTCTGATCTCCCTCTCATCAAGGATGGGGCTCAGTCGCCACATTGAG GACAACGAAGCTTCAGATGGATTATATTCTCTGCTCAGTCTGGACCAGAAAAGAGAATCGGAGGATTTTATTTTCCGCCGACCTCTCA gatgcTTGGACATGCTGGCCACTGATGGCTACTTCACCTTTGTGGCATCTGGGCCACAGCTGGCCTGCGCTGCTTTCATCATCGCTGAGCCCAGTGAGGTCATCGGTCTGGAGCTGTCTGAAGTCAGTATCGACTGCAGCGCTGGAGATTTCATCAAG ATGTTTGACGGCTGGGTTTTGAAAGGAGAGAAGTTCCCCAGCAGCCAGGACCACCAGCTCCCTCTGCACCAGCGCTACACAGACTACTGCTCCTTTCCAGCACCGGGATCCACCAGCCGCTCCTCTCAGAATGTCGCCATGATCTTCTTCCGCATTCACAGCCCTGACAGTGGCTTCACCCTCGCTGTTAAAAAGCTACATAACCCCTTCC CCTGTAACATCATGTCTCAGAGTCCAGAGGGCAGCTTCACCATGGTGATGCCACATCAGCGCAGGAACTGCAGCTTCTCCATCATCTACCCTGTGGATATCCAACTGACAGAACTCAGCCTGGGGCAGGCCAAGAGCAATGAGCTCAGCCCGcag